A region from the Parus major isolate Abel unplaced genomic scaffold, Parus_major1.1 Scaffold305, whole genome shotgun sequence genome encodes:
- the GOLGB1 gene encoding golgin subfamily B member 1 isoform X4, whose product MLSRLSGLAATVLQERSGEDGDAVTEPSIAVGAVQSEAESMEEAPEELLERLAQTEKLVVQLKDLIREKDALLQEKETVFKKEREAADAKLMKLKLQAKAKLASLNKRIEELTEKGSPLPIQPLAEELEYPKCQKNENRSEGHREEVEILKEQLREQQETVQDLKKQLAVAKVNLKDAEIKYATQTLLDQCQKMEVELSSMRDALDAERRGSRDLREKMELSSHRLQEEVQCLSEQLEEARRAQTELEVKYKDLEQEHRLEVEEKNRLLSCLTVAEQELRCGRAVLGAEKEQLQQDFGQLLVPSVVHGAAAHRPLVELLQKCEEFVCCQDELKSQPQVQLSELEQQDESTSQEKTVDQQDQNETSFLPTENLERQKAAEMPHLQLVLQESQQEAVLVTEDAEQNKNIGAEAKLQDLWTMEAPASSVDCFSSAGMSGELVNSEMQKPVGDTFVLSEARTDGFTNGSKQFTEDSYPPGNLEDIAAEKQKELSVLLLELKEAQEEITFLKSQLGGPSGQTCTVSQAEANQLEENSQVQCGISLQEEPLGSPGTSQSQELIKLQNQITELQIILQKSEESFRKELGEKCAEINRLNHLAEEYRKKREDPNSTFCVLTEEQDQLLCQVKEFSTITELKEQVKQLEEELALSEKQRLSDSQNSLLREQIQSLKNEFKSKDIKIEALQRDLDKAQLQLSDQDMQLKDLRSQVETKECEVLGLGQLLRKSTAEMEELSHKLALKGHEAGSLEQLVAEHTRSIESLQQALLEKDQQMAEISVSMSEKIVLLNEEKFSLGNELKSLKEQTSLLLKAQEEKEQNIGAKDTCLKCEASEQQNETEAVSKENEELVSQVEVLRKENEQVKRKLQAALVNRKELLKKVTRLENELEQLSREQKSETSVGQAAAGEENMRSMITKEMSLENQPNEDYLIQLLSEKESELQSVRKDKETTEARLQAVMEEMRQSLQCKANTVSIKDEIMEHQTIPDKVAETNESPNDDEENEKHSSAGTNLEEKQKSALKERISVLEQEKEQLQKKLQEALVSRKDSIKKAQEKDRHHREQLKQQKDDYNILQEQFDQQSKEKDSIQAQLRQLQEQKGSAESVFGSQGRLDSSCMEAEDTTNNKLVQISAVSEDGLKKHLDKLQTEKEKLDCNVSHMQRELAHKSELIIGLQQHIAQLSVEIAELKRTSDQAEAKGASLQTELEESQGKISGVASLEDLKILVHQKDEEIEFLNQQLKEKSEALNNVQAQLLEKEDSVKRLRSQVEAQAQVHEEQSKRLQTEMLEIQEKQENSAEAAKQKNQMQRKLQAALISRKEALKESKSLKEELANAKTTIDNLSVKLTNMESQICGHVKETDTLTENLACLTGEREKLAAEIDKLLRENQNLDGCYKNLTLTLDRVVLEKEKLENEVESLKSFQATESSEWQEKYKELQGEYETLLQSYENVSNEAERIQRVLETVRQEKQEVCIQLKRAEAKKEETDKQLQEAGREIDEMKEKMRKFAKSKQQKILELEEENEKLRTEMHFTDEELQRTGESFTNTSLKEDLECSRRECQSLSTELETVKAEKESLNQEILELKCLLQLTESKLKESRELVDKYVTQQTTEGETNEAVATSSPVERCENQVDVTVRPEPPAAELEQEAFESDRPCEDPGIYRREIAELTKRITELEDNRRASEQQLGDIHRCVETLAGEKRILEHQMEEKVQEVNDLQATVAKMEQMVQKAEDDLVRMTALKDALEAEKDDLEERLMNQLAELNGSIGNYQQDATDFQIKNDQLKHELQSLQRMMHELEEEKSQMAKEKRKASSEKQKEFVEKLKYNWRGESSTHIKELQELLKQKQQEIKQLQKDCIKSQEKNSSLERTVKALEFLQSETQKEVEAAKETSAKAVEDTKKAQAELALCRVVLDDTQSEAARVLAESIKVKEELQANKEKIQIQMKKKDEDFERRLEQEKDKHSKEIKNMEEKLATLQREKDHIETTVGDLQDSLKTKDQEAKQLEGNLNKTLAQLAAFTRSMSSLQDDRDRVIDESKTWEKKFTETIQKKEEEIRSKEEACAALKDQVKHLTMRVEELQTHISRLECNKKDWEADCRKEIQHHQKTCEMLQEEKRKLLTQLEGSQELYSKSQNEQQELESVISSLRDQLADLQNSFTKCELARKELGTVVKQQETSIQNFKLNCQQLEADLQASKDLTNKLHEETSAKDQKIMSLLSAKEDAVMSALAALQQQHSEEMKELECRLSKEEEERKALENEKNKFLDKLNHLTEKMKISTEESKQQKAQLDSFTKSMSSLQDDRDRILRDYKQLEERHLVIILEKDQLIQEAAAENNKLKEEMRSFHSQMDDLNSDNAKLNAELVRYREDLNQVISIKDSQQKQLFKIQLQRIQTLENEKATIETLLKESEHTQDDLRKGMEALREDKVTMSQEIETLMSSLSQVQSEMAALHEGSPIVECRAELKTREEEIQELKHELSLSQQRITELEGELECVQRDAVKRVGEAEDRLRKELKHLHHDAGIMRNETETAEERVAELARDLMEMEQKLLAVTDENKDLRAQIQSFGRSMSSLQDSRDQANEELHVLKQKYSADLQEQKSLVQNLQKQMAQLQEEKCSTARDRDTARSELTELQKAVNERGLLAQIEKLNQQLRAKDDELLRLSLELEGSSNQVKSFSKAMASLQNDRDRLLNELDKARKIEEVKQRAEGNASITSSEVQNLKKALASLQSDRDRVVRELENLQQQYILVGVEAAENSRLKAQLQQWEQEVDKQVRLQEELKQEGAVYQQELQQLRQEKTTWEKQSSSMKEQYLMAIAEKDKQLSHLQRITQEMRLPFSKSQTVEEQHQSKISPEVLKGDFSSLETEMKHLQAQLSDSLKELHQKELRIQQLNSKLSQVFEEKNALSLQLRGSSRSICESHQHYSEVLNRCLVLERQLQELQAADKSMELYATDAAPGAPQEKNELQRGTYTPELQELQLRLSETEHLHSSTKQDMKYLEDQLEEERDRRLAAEEELFAAQDQIRRLQSSEWTSSLSASIDMTPGYEQSLLIDSMDNNSSRTWSTLGLRRLFRSLSRSRTHLPVLVATYLLALHVLLFLCFTGHL is encoded by the exons ATGCTGAGCCGTTTGTCAGGTTTAGCAGCTACTGTTTTACAAGAGCGGTCTGGGGAGGATGGAGACGCAGTTACTGAACCATCTATTGCT GTAGGAGCTGTGCAGTCAGAAGCAGAAAGCATGGAGGAGGCACCTGAAGAGCTGTTGGAGCGCCTAGCTCAAACAGAAAAGCTAGTTGTTCAGCTGAAGGATTTGATTCGAGAAAAGGAtgccctgctccaggaaaaagaaactgtaTTCAAG AAGGAGCGAGAGGCCGCGGATGCGAAGCTGATGAAACTTAAACTTCAAGCCAAAGCCAAGCTGGCTTCTCTGAACAAACGCATTGAGGAGCTGACAGAAAAAGGATCACCACTGCCTATACAGCCCTTAGCAGAAGAGCTGGAGTATCCCAAG tgTCAGAAAAACGAAAATAGAAGTGAAGGGCACAGAGAGGAAGTGGAAATACTgaaagagcagctcagggaacaACAGGAGACTGTTCAGGACCTGAAGAAACAGCTGGCTGTAGCCAAAGTGAATCTGAAAGATGCTGAAATCAAGTATGCAACACAG ACACTCCTAGATCAGTGCCAGAAGATGGAAGTGGAACTAAGCTCCATGAGGGACGCCCTAGATGCGGAGAGACGGGGGTCTCGGGATCTCAGGGAGAAGATGGAGCTGTCTTCCCATCGCTTGCAGGAGGAGGTGCAGTGTCTCTCAGAACAGCTGGAGGAGGCAAGAAGAGCACAAACTGAACTGGAGGTGAAGTATAAAGACCTGGAACAGGAACACAGGCTGGAGGTGGAAGAGAAAAACCGGCTGCTCAGTTGTCTTACAGTGGCTGAACAAGAGCTGCGGTGTGGCCGTGCTGTCCTTGGAGCTgagaaggagcagctgcaaCAGGACTTTGGCCAGCTCTTGGTGCCATCTGTGGTacatggagctgcagcacacagaccCCTGG ttgAACTTCTGCAGAAATGTGAAGAATTTGTTTGCTGTCAGGATGAGCTGAAATCCCAGCCACAAGTGCAACTCTCTGAACTGGAGCAGCAG GATGAATCAacttcacaggaaaaaacagtagATCAGCAAGACCAGAATGAGACTTCATTCCTACCCACAGAAAACTTGGAAAGACAGAAGGCAGCAG AAATGCCACATTTACAGCTTGTTCTCCAGGAATCTCAGCAAGAAGCTGTGTTGGTCACAGAAGATGCAGAACAG AATAAGAATATTGGTGCTGAGGCAAAATTGCAAGACTTGTGGACTATGGAAGCTCCAGCCTCTTCTGTagactgcttttcttctgcag GTATGTCAGGAGAGCTGGTgaattctgaaatgcagaagcCTGTTGGTGATACTTTCGTGCTCTCTGAG GCAAGAACAGATGGCTTTACCAATGGAAGCAAGCAGTTCACTGAGGACAGTTATCCACCTGGAAATCTAGAAGATAttgctgcagagaaacagaaagagctgtcagttttgctgctggaaCTGAAAGAAGCCCAAGAAGAAATAACTTTTCTGAAAAGCCAGCTCGGGGGCCCCAGTGGCCAAACTTGTACAGTCAGCCAAGCAGAAGCTAACCAGCTGGAAGAGAATTCACAGGTACAGTGTGGAATCAGTCTCCAAGAAGAGCCTCTGGGAAGCCCTGGCACTTCTCAATCTCAAGAACTGATTAAGTTACAAAACCAAATTACAGAATTGCAAATAATTCTGCAGAAATCAGAAGAATCCTTTAGGAAAGAACTAGgagaaaaatgtgcagaaataaaTAGGCTAAACCACTTGGCTgaggaatacagaaaaaaaagagaggatcCCAACAGtacattttgtgttttgactGAAGAACAAGATCAGCTCTTGTGTCAGGTGAAAGAATTTTCTACCATAACAGAACTGAAGGAGCAGGTGAAGCAACTGGAGGAAGAACTAgctctttcagaaaaacagagacTGTCAGACAGTCAAAACAGTCTTCTAAGAGAGCAAATCCAGAGccttaaaaatgaatttaaatccAAGGATATAAAAATTGAAGCTTTGCAAAGGGACTTGGATAAAGCACAGCTTCAGCTTTCTGACCAGGACATGCAACTAAAGGATCTGAGAAGCCAGGTTGAGACAAAGGAATGTGAAGTACTTGGTCTAGGACAACTTTTGAGGAAGAGTACAGCAGAGATGGAAGAGCTTTCCCACAAGTTAGCCTTAAAGGGACACGAGGCAGGAAGCCTAGAACAGCTTGTTGCTGAGCACACCAGGTCTATAGAGAGCCTGCAACAAGCCTTGCTGGAAAAGGACCAACAGATGGCAGAGATCAGTGTCAGCATGTCTGAGAAAATAGTCCTGCTGaatgaagagaaattttctCTAGGAAATGAGCTGAAGAGTCTTAAGGAGCAGACAAGTCTGTTATTAAAAGcccaagaagaaaaagaacagaacatTGGAGCAAAAGATACATGTCTGAAATGTGAGGCATCCGAACAGCAGAATGAGACAGAAGCAGTGagtaaagaaaatgaggaattagTAAGTCAAGTTGAAGTTCTGAGAAAAGAAAACGAGCAAGTGAAGCGGAAGCTGCAAGCAGCCCTTGTGAACAGGAAGGAGCTTCTGAAGAAGGTAACCAGATTGGAGAATGAATTAGAACAGCTGAGTAGAGAACAAAAGTCAGAAACCTCAGTGggtcaggcagctgcaggggaagaaaacatGAGAAGCATGATCACCAAAGAAATGAGTCTTGAGAACCAGCCCAACGAGGACTATCTAATTCAGCTGCTTTCCGAAAAGGAATCTGAGTTGCAGAGCGTCCGTAAGGATAAAGAAACCACTGAAGCACGACTGCAGGCAGTGATGGAGGAAATGAGGCAAAGCTTGCAATGTAAGGCAAACACTGTTTCAATTAAAGATGAAATCATGGAGCACCAGACAATTCCTGACAAAGTAGCTGAAACCAATGAAAGCCCAAatgatgatgaagaaaatgaaaaacatagTTCAGCAGGTACaaatctggaagaaaaacaaaagtctgCTCTTAAAGAAAGGATTTCAGTTCTTgaacaagaaaaagaacaacTTCAAAAAAAACTTCAAGAAGCTCTGGTATCTCGCAAAGACTCTATAAAAAAGGCTCAGGAAAAAGACAGGCATCACAGAGAACAactgaaacagcagaaagatgATTACAACATCCTGCAAGAACAATTTGATcagcaaagcaaagagaaggACAGCATCCAGGCTCAGCTCAGGCAACTCCAAGAACAGAAAGGATCAGCAGAGAGTGTTTTTGGGAGTCAAGGTAGGTTGGATTCTTCATGTATGGAAGCAGAAGATACAACAAATAACAAGCTTGTAcaaatttcagctgtttctgagGATGGGTTGAAAAAACACCTTGACAAATTacagacagagaaagagaaattggATTGTAATGTCAGCCATATGCAAAGGGAACTTGCTCACAAATCAGAATTAATCATTGGTTTGCAACAGCACATAGCACAGTTGTCTGTAGAGATAGCAGAGCTAAAGAGAACCTCTGACCAAGCTGAAGCTAAGGGAGCAAGTCTTCAGACAGAATTGGAGGAGAGTCAAGGAAAAATTTCTGGAGTGGCCAGTCTGGAAGACTTGAAAATCCTTGTGCATCAAAAGGATGAAGAAATTGAATTTCTTAACCAGCAGTTAAAGGAGAAAAGTGAAGCTCTCAATAATGTGCAGGCACAACTGCTGGAGAAAGAGGACTCGGTCAAAAGACTGCGAAGTCAGGTGGAAGCTCAGGCTCAGGTGCATGAGGAACAAAGCAAGCGACTACAAACAGAGATGCTTGAAATTCAGGAGAAGCAAGAGAACAGTGCAGAAGCAGCTAAACAGAAGAATCAAATGCAGAGGAAGTTGCAAGCCGCACTTATCTCTAGAAAAGAGGCACTAAAGGAGAGCAAATCTCTAAAAGAAGAGCTGGCTAATGCTAAAACTACTATTGACAATCTTTCCGTCAAACTGACAAATATGGAAAGCCAAATATGTGGCCATGTTAAAGAAACAGATACCTTAACAGAAAACTTAGCCTGCCTCACTGGAGAGCGAGAAAAACTTGCTGCAGAAATTGATAAACTACTTAGAGAAAATCAGAATCTTGATGGATGCTATAAAAACCTTACACTTACTTTGGACAGAGTTGTTCTagagaaggagaagctggagaatGAGGTGGAATCATTGAAGAGCTTTCAAGCCACTGAGAGTTCTGAGTGGCAGGAAAAGTACAAGGAGCTTCAGGGAGAATATGAAACTCTGCTGCAGTCATATGAGAATGTGAGTAATGAGGCTGAGCGAATTCAGCGTGTGTTGGAAACTGttaggcaggaaaagcaggaagttTGCATTCAGCTAAAAAGGGCTGaagcaaaaaaagaggaaacagatAAGCAGCTACAGGAAGCTGGACGGGAAATTGAtgaaatgaaggagaaaatgaggaaatttgCAAAATCAAAGCAACAAAAGATCCTGGAACTAGAAGAGGAGAATGAGAAGCTTAGAACAGAGATGCATTTTACAGATGAAGAGCTACAGAGGACTGGAGAGAGCTTTACAAACACTAGCCTGAAAGAAGATCTGGAATGCTCTAGGAGGGAGTGCCAGTCTCTTTCTACTGAGCTTGAGACAGTAAAGGCTGAAAAGGAGTCTCTTAATCAAGAGATCCTGGAGTTGAAGTGCCTTTTGCAGTTAACAGAATCTAagctgaaggaaagcagagaactTGTAGACAAGTATGTCACTCAGCAGACAACGGAGGGAGAAACGAATGAGGCAGTTGCCACATCATCACCAGTGGAAAGGTGTGAAAATCAAGTGGATGTAACTGTTAGACCAgagcctcctgctgcagaactggAACAAGAGGCATTTGAAAGCGATAGGCCTTGTGAGGATCCTGGGATCTACAGACGGGAAATAGCTGAGCTCACCAAACGAATCACAGAGCTAGAAGATAATAGAAGGGCTTCAGAGCAACAGCTGGGTGACATCCACAGGTGTGTTGAGACTTTAGCAGGTGAGAAAAGGATTTTGGAGCACCAAATGGAAGAGAAAGTCCAGGAAGTGAATGATCTGCAGGCTACAGTAGCAAAGATGGAGCAAATGGTCCAGAAAGCCGAAGATGACCTGGTCAGAATGACAGCACTGAAGGATGCTCTAGAGGCTGAAAAGGATGACTTGGAAGAAAGGCTCATGAATCAGCTGGCAGAACTTAATGGAAGCATTGGAAACTATCAGCAAGATGCAACAGACTTCCAAATCAAAAATGATCAACTGAAACATGAGCTTCAGAGTTTGCAGAGAATGATGCATGAACTAGAGGAGGAGAAAAGTCAGATggcaaaggagaaaaggaaagcaagttcagaaaagcaaaaggaatttgtagaaaagctaaaatacaattggagaggagaaagcagcacaCATATAAAGGAGCTTCAAGAactgctgaaacagaaacagcaggagattaagcagctgcagaaggactGTATTAAAAGCCAGGAAAAGAACAGTAGTTTAGAGAGAACTGTTAAAGCTCTGGAATTTCTGCAGAGTGAGACTCAGAAAGAGGTAGAAGCAGCCAAAGAAACTTCAGCTAAGGCAGTTGAAGACACCAAGAAAGCCCAGGCAGAGCTTGCTCTCTGCAGAGTAGTGTTGGATGACACTCAGAGTGAGGCAGCAAGGGTTCTAGCTGAGAGTATCAAAGTCAAAGAAGAGTTGCaagcaaacaaagagaaaattcaaattcaaatgaagaaaaaggatgaGGACTTTGAGAGAAGACTGGAACAGGAAAAAGACAAGCACTCAAAGGAGATcaaaaacatggaagaaaagcTGGCAACATTGCAGAGGGAGAAAGACCATATTGAAACAACAGTTGGTGATCTGCAAGACTCCTTGAAGACAAAGGATCAAGAAGCCAAGCAACTGGAAGGCAATCTAAACAAAACACTAGCCCAGCTTGCAGCCTTCACCAGGAGCATGTCTTCCCTTCAGGACGATAGGGATAGAGTGATAGATGAATCAAAAACATGGGAGAAGAAATTCACTGAAACTAttcaaaagaaggaagaagaaatacGTTCGAAAGAGGAAGCTTGTGCTGCACTAAAGGACCAGGTGAAACACTTGACTATGCGTGTGGAAGAACTCCAGACTCATATATCCAG gctGGAATGCAACAAGAAGGACTGGGAGGCTGACTGCAGGAAGGAGATTCAGCATCATCAAAAGACATGTGAAATgttgcaggaggaaaaaagaaagcttttgaCTCAGCTTGAGGGGTCTCAGGAACTGTACAGCAAGTCTCAGAATGAACAGCAGGAACTGGAGTCAGTAATCAGCAGCCTGAGAGACCAGCTTGCTGACTTACAGAATTCCTTCACCAAATGTGAGCTGGCCAGGAAAGAGCTGGGGACTGTGGTCAAGCAACAAGAGACCAGTATCCAGAATTTTAAACTCAACTGTCAACAGCTTGAAGCTGATCTGCAGGCTTCCAAGGATCTGACAAATAAGCTGCATGAAGAAACCAGTGCCAAAGATCAAAAGATCATGAGTTTGCTGTCTGCCAAAGAAGATGCAGTGATGTCTGCTTTAGCTGcattacagcagcagcattctGAAGAGATGAAAGAGTTGGAGTGTAGGCTAAgtaaggaggaagaagaaagaaaagccttgGAAAATGAGAAGAACAAATTTCTTGACAAACTCAATCATCTCACTGAAAAGATGAAGATAAGCACAGAAGAAAGTAAGCAGCAGAAGGCACAACTGGACTCCTTCACCAAGTCCATGTCATCTCTGCAGGACGACCGAGACCGCATACTGAGGGACTACAAGCAGCTTGAGGAACGCCATCTTGTTATAATCTTGGAAAAAGACCAGCTAATTCaagaggctgctgctgaaaacaacAAGCTCAAGGAAGAAATGAGAAGTTTCCATAGCCAGATGGATGACCTTAACTCTGATAATGCCAAGCTGAATGCAGAGTTGGTGCGGTACAGAGAAGACCTTAACCAAGTGATTTCAATAAAAGACTCCCAACAGaagcagcttttcaaaatacagcttcAGCGGATCCAGACTCTGGAAAATGAGAAGGCAACCATAGAAACACTGCTGAAAGAGTCTGAGCATACTCAGGATGATCTCAGGAAGGGCATGGAAGCCTTAAGAGAAGATAAAGTCACTATGTCTCAGGAGATTGAAACTCTTATGTCGTCTCTGTCCCAGGTGCAGAGTGAGATGGCAGCATTACATGAAGGGAGTCCCATCGTGGAGTGTCGAGCAGAACTGAAGACTCGAGAGGAAGAGATACAAGAACTGAAGCATGAgctttccctctcccagcaaAGAATAACAGAACTTGAGGGGGAGCTAGAATGTGTTCAAAGGGATGCAGTCAAGAGAGTGGGAGAGGCTGAGGACAGGCTTCGGAAGGAATTGAAGCACCTGCATCATGATGCAGGAATAATGAGGAATGAAACTGAGacagcagaagagagagtagCAGAGTTGGCACGGGACTTGAtggaaatggaacagaaattGCTTGCAGTCACAGATGAAAACAAAGATCTCAGAGCTCAAATTCAGTCTTTTGGGAGGTCCATGAGCTCTCTTCAGGATAGCCGAGACCAGGCCAATGAAGAGCTTCatgttttgaaacagaaatattctgcaGACTTACAGGAACAAAAGAGTCTAGTGCAGAACCTTCAGAAACAGATGGCTCAGCTACAAGAGGAGAAATGTTCCACTGCCAGGGACCGAGATACAGCGAGGTCTGAGCTGACAGAACTGCAGAAAGCTGTTAATGAAAGAGGTCTCTTGGCCCAGATTGAGAAACTTaatcagcagctcagagctAAAGATGATGAGCTTCTCCGCTTGTCTTTGGAATTGGAAGGCTCTTCTAACCAAGTCAAATCTTTCTCCAAGGCTATGGCAAGCCTGCAGAATGACCGAGACCGTCTGCTGAATGAATTGGACAAAGCACGGAAGATTGAAGAAGTGAAACAACGAGCAGAAGGGAACGCTTCCATCACTTCTTCAGAAGTGCAGAATCTGAAGAAGGCACTGGCCTCCTTGCAGAGTGACAGAGACAGAGTA GTAAGAGAGCTGGAGAATCTGCAGCAGCAATACATCCTGGTTGGGGTGGAAGCTGCTGAGAATTCTCGCTTAAAAGCGCAACTACAGCAGTGGGAGCAAGAGGTGGACAAACAGGTCCGTCTGCAAGAAGAACTGAAGCAAGAAGGAGCTGTGTAccagcaggagctccagcagctcag ACAGGAGAAGACcacctgggaaaagcagagcagtagCATGAAGGAGCAGTACCTGATGGCCATAGCAGAGAAGGATAAGCAGCTGAGCCATTTACAAAGGATCACACAGGAAATGAGGCTGCCATTCAGCAAGTCTCAGACTGTAGAGGAACAGCACCAAAGCAAG ATTTCTCCAGAAGTCCTGAAAGGGGACTTTTCAAGTCTAGAAACAGAGATGAAACACCTCCAGGCCCAGCTAAGTGATAGTCTGAAAGAACTACACCAGAAGGAGCTCAGAATTCAGCAGTTAAACAGCAAG TTATCTCAGGtctttgaggagaaaaatgccCTCTCCCTCCAGCTCCGTGGGAGCAGTCGGAGCATCTGCGAGAGCCATCAGCACTACAGTGAGGTCCTGAACCGCTGCCTGGTGCTTgagaggcagctccaggagctgcaggctgcagaTAAGAGTATG GAGCTGTATGCGACAgatgctgctccaggagcacccCAAGAAAAGAATGAACTGCAGAGAGGCACTTACACACCTgaactgcaggagctgcagctgag GTTGTCTGAGACAGAACATTtacacagcagcacaaagcaggaTATGAAGTATTTGGAGGACCAGCTGGAGGAGGAACGGGACCGTCGTcttgctgcagaggaggagcttTTTGCAGCACAGGATCAGATCAGGAG GTTGCAGTCAAGTGAGTGGACATCTTCCTTAAGTGCCAGCATTGATATGACTCCAGGTTATGAGCAGTCCTTGCTGATCGACTCCATGGATAATAATTCCAGCAGA